In Phlebotomus papatasi isolate M1 chromosome 1, Ppap_2.1, whole genome shotgun sequence, the following proteins share a genomic window:
- the LOC129808898 gene encoding calcineurin B homologous protein 1-like has protein sequence MGNKSSLILRPEDIQQIQEETGFTPNQIERLFSRFTSLDRGDCGTLSKDDFLRIPELAINPLCDRIVHAFFIDSNDDRVNFRQFMNVLARFRPPKPNKIKLNSREDKLKFAFKMYDLDNDDLISREELLNILQMMVGENIDQEHLISIVERTIVEADRSGTGKITFDDFCNALSRTDVERKLSIIFLS, from the exons ATGGGCAATAAATCATCTTTAATTCTTCGTCCAGAGGATATTCAACAGATTCAGGAAGAAACAGGAt TTACACCTAATCAAATAGAACGGCTGTTTTCGCGATTCACCTCACTTGATCGAGGAGACTGTGGCACACTCTCAAAAG ATGACTTCTTGAGGATTCCGGAACTGGCTATAAATCCCCTCTGTGATCGTATTGTACACGCTTTCTTTATCGACAGCAATGATGATCGAGTCAACTTTAGGCAATTTATGAACGTTTTAGCCCGCTTCAGGCCTCCGAAGCCCAATAAAATCAAGCTCAACAGTCGAGAAGATAAACTAAAATTTGCTTTCAAGATGTACGACCTGGATAACGATGATCTAATTTCGCGGGAGGAGCTCCTCAATATCTTGCAAATGATGGTGGGGGAAAATATTGACCAGGAACACCTGATATCGATAGTGGAAAGGACAATTGTAGAAGCAGATCGCTCAGGTACTGGGAAGATTACCTTTGATGACTTCTGCAATGCTTTATCACGCACAGATGTTGAGAGGAAACTATCCATAATATTCCTCAGTTAA
- the LOC129808862 gene encoding elongation of very long chain fatty acids protein AAEL008004-like, which yields MALVIGKMAGLYHYLNDELGDPRVVDYPMMKNPLMLLILVAVYLYFVLKWGPKFMEKRKPFNLERILIVFNVIQIVVCSYIFISGFCAVNSIEHNWLCQPVDYTRSPSALRILILTYYYFLTKILDLLDTVFFVLRKKDSQVTFLHVYHHAGMLVCAWVAVKYVGGGHNVTLGLVNTFVHIAMYSYYLLAALNSKYKNNIWWKKHITQLQLIQFFILFVHYLLLFLIDCGFPKFIGYFITPQNAFMLAMFGDFYYKAYISPLKSTSKVMITPKRKQPVNGHLDTYLDNMTATFGAEDTSEIAEDRRKNQ from the exons atgGCTCTTGTTATTGGGAAGATGGCTGGATTGTATCACTATTTAAATGATGAGTTAGGCG ATCCTCGAGTTGTGGATTACCCGATGATGAAAAATCCACTAATGCTATTGATATTGGTTGCAGTGTACTTGTATTTTGTGCTTAAGTGGGGCCCAAAATTTATGGAGAAGCGAAAGCCCTTTAATCTTGAGCGAATACTTATTGTATTCAACGTGATACAAATTGTGGTTTGCTCTTACATTTTCATCTCAGGCTTTTGTGCTGTTAATTCAATTGAGCACAATTGGCTTTGTCAACCAGTGGATTACACCAGATCACCATCTGCATTGCGTATATTGATTCTTACTTACTACTATTTCCTGACAAAGATTCTTGATCTTTTGGACACGGTGTTCTTCGTTCTACGCAAAAAGGATTCACAAGTGACTTTCCTGCATGTCTATCATCATGCAGGGATGCTTGTTTGTGCCTGGGTGGCTGTGAAATATGTCGGAGGAGGACACAATGTTACACTTGGATTGGTCAATACGTTTGTTCATATCGCCATGTACTCATATTACTTGCTGGCTGCTCTCAACTCCAAGTACAAGAACAATATTTGGTGGAAGAAGCACATCACTCAATTGCAATTG ATCCAGTTTTTCATTCTCTTCGTGCATTACTTACTACTCTTCCTTATTGACTGTGGATTTCCAAAGTTCATTGGGTACTTTATTACACCTCAGAATGCTTTTATGTTGGCCATGTTTGGTGACTTCTACTACAAGGCATATATCAGCCCACTAAAATCGACCTCAAAGGTCATGATCACGCCAAAAAGGAAACAACCAGTCAATGGGCATTTGGATACGTATCTCGATAACATGACTGCGACTTTTGGCGCCGAAGATACCAGTGAAATCGCAGAAGATCGTAGAAAGAATCAATGA
- the LOC129808881 gene encoding elongation of very long chain fatty acids protein 7-like isoform X2 — MAYVLRKIVELYIYFNEEVSDPRVYPWPMMKNPFTTIGVLLLYLQLVLKWGPRFMEKRQPFNLRYIMIAYNAAQIVLCFNLLLDSLRLCYFQGYSLLCEPVDYSTSDRAIAIAKGFYTYYLLKNLDLFDTIFFVLRKKQNQVTFLHVYHHTGMQLLAWHSVKYLPGGHGAFMGSINCLVHIIMYFYYLLTAISPRYKGSVWWKKYLTQLQIIQFFAILVHWLVLIPSDCGYPRFPIIIMVPQNLFMFCLFADFYYREYIRKKPSPPAKQKPLRIAKQSDLMKEKEI, encoded by the exons ATGGCTTACGTGTTGAGAAAAATTGTTGAGCTCTACATATATTTCAATGAAGAAGTCAGCG ATCCAAGGGTCTATCCCTGGCCCATGATGAAGAATCCCTTCACCACGATCGGTGTTCTTCTACTGTACCTTCAGTTGGTGCTGAAGTGGGGACCACGCTTCATGGAGAAGCGACAACCATTCAATCTTAGATACATTATGATAGCATATAATGCTGCCCAAATAGTGCTATGCTTTAACTTACTCCTGGATAGTCTCCGGCTGTGTTACTTCCAGGGATATAGTTTGCTCTGTGAGCCAGTAGATTACTCAACATCTGATAGAGCTATTGCTATTGCTAAGGGATTTTACACATACTATCTACTCAAGAATTTGGATCTCTTCGACACT ATCTTCTTTGTGCTGCGTAAGAAGCAAAATCAAGTGACCTTCTTGCATGTCTATCACCACACGGGAATGCAACTATTGGCCTGGCACTCAGTCAAGTATCTTCCGGGTGGACATGGTGCTTTCATGGGCAGTATCAATTGCCTTGTTCACATCATTATGTATTTCTACTACCTACTCACAGCGATCAGTCCACGATATAAAGGCAGTGTATGGTGGAAGAAGTATTTGACCCAGCTCCAAATCATCCAATTCTTTGCCATCCTCGTTCACTGGCTCGTACTCATTCCCAGCGACTGTGGCTACCCACGATTTCCCATAATCATCATGGTGCCACAGAATCTCTTCATGTTCTGCCTCTTTGCTGACTTCTACTACCGCGAGTACATTCGAAAGAAGCCCTCACCACCAGCGAAGCAGAAGCCCCTGAGGATTGCAAAACAGTCTGACCTAATGAAAGAAAAGGAAATATAA
- the LOC129808881 gene encoding elongation of very long chain fatty acids protein 7-like isoform X1 yields MAYVLRKIVELYIYFNEEVSVTCEFAILDPRVYPWPMMKNPFTTIGVLLLYLQLVLKWGPRFMEKRQPFNLRYIMIAYNAAQIVLCFNLLLDSLRLCYFQGYSLLCEPVDYSTSDRAIAIAKGFYTYYLLKNLDLFDTIFFVLRKKQNQVTFLHVYHHTGMQLLAWHSVKYLPGGHGAFMGSINCLVHIIMYFYYLLTAISPRYKGSVWWKKYLTQLQIIQFFAILVHWLVLIPSDCGYPRFPIIIMVPQNLFMFCLFADFYYREYIRKKPSPPAKQKPLRIAKQSDLMKEKEI; encoded by the exons ATGGCTTACGTGTTGAGAAAAATTGTTGAGCTCTACATATATTTCAATGAAGAAGTCAGCG TGACATGTGAATTTGCAATTTTAGATCCAAGGGTCTATCCCTGGCCCATGATGAAGAATCCCTTCACCACGATCGGTGTTCTTCTACTGTACCTTCAGTTGGTGCTGAAGTGGGGACCACGCTTCATGGAGAAGCGACAACCATTCAATCTTAGATACATTATGATAGCATATAATGCTGCCCAAATAGTGCTATGCTTTAACTTACTCCTGGATAGTCTCCGGCTGTGTTACTTCCAGGGATATAGTTTGCTCTGTGAGCCAGTAGATTACTCAACATCTGATAGAGCTATTGCTATTGCTAAGGGATTTTACACATACTATCTACTCAAGAATTTGGATCTCTTCGACACT ATCTTCTTTGTGCTGCGTAAGAAGCAAAATCAAGTGACCTTCTTGCATGTCTATCACCACACGGGAATGCAACTATTGGCCTGGCACTCAGTCAAGTATCTTCCGGGTGGACATGGTGCTTTCATGGGCAGTATCAATTGCCTTGTTCACATCATTATGTATTTCTACTACCTACTCACAGCGATCAGTCCACGATATAAAGGCAGTGTATGGTGGAAGAAGTATTTGACCCAGCTCCAAATCATCCAATTCTTTGCCATCCTCGTTCACTGGCTCGTACTCATTCCCAGCGACTGTGGCTACCCACGATTTCCCATAATCATCATGGTGCCACAGAATCTCTTCATGTTCTGCCTCTTTGCTGACTTCTACTACCGCGAGTACATTCGAAAGAAGCCCTCACCACCAGCGAAGCAGAAGCCCCTGAGGATTGCAAAACAGTCTGACCTAATGAAAGAAAAGGAAATATAA
- the LOC129808852 gene encoding elongation of very long chain fatty acids protein 7-like has protein sequence MTTIIGDIKSKYDEMIVGIDPEIDNWLFMKSPLPVLGIILIYLYFVLKLGPQIMASRKAFHMKKLLVFYNFYQVIFSTWLCFQAVQVDNTAMEIFKFVVGIAIPNDRGLVHAAWRASWWYFFSKLVELLDTVFFVLRKKQNQISFLHVYHHSLTALGSWWHLKYLPGPQFLVIGFLNSFVHIVMYFYYMIAAMGPKYQRFLWWKKYLTTLQLAQFCVMLCYLTMIALMDSKLPRSHTFFFITNVIIFLYLFGDFYRKEYNKKHHKKLVDKDTNANSIAQLTELKDMIDRNEKKVYFQNKTDKNDNQKMF, from the exons ATGACGACAATAATTGGAGATATCAAATCTAAATACGATGAGATGATTGTTGGCATAGATCCTGAAATTGATAATTGGCTCTTCATGAAATCACCTCTGCCCGTATTGGGAATTATCCTGATCTACCTATACTTCGTCCTAAAGCTCGGGCCGCAGATTATGGCATCGAGGAAGgcttttcacatgaaaaaacTTCTAGTCTTTTACAACTTCTATCAAGTGATCTTTTCTACATGGCTCTGCTTTCAG GCAGTTCAAGTGGATAACACAGCCATGGAGATCTTCAAATTTGTCGTGGGAATTGCTATTCCTAATGATCGTGGCCTTGTTCATGCG GCCTGGCGCGCATCTTGGTGGTACTTCTTTTCGAAGCTCGTTGAACTTTTGGACACAGTGTTTTTCGTGTTGCGCAAGAAGCAGAATCAAATCTCCTTTCTTCACGTTTATCATCATTCATTGACGGCATTAGGGTCTTGGTG GCACCTCAAATATCTGCCTGGGCCTCAATTTCTCGTCATTGGCTTCCTGAACTCATTTGTCCACATTGTGATGTACTTCTACTACATGATAGCTGCAATGGGACCCAAGTACCAGAGGTTCCTGTGGTGGAAAAAATACCTTACAACTCTTCAGTTAGCCCAATTCTGTGTAATGCTGTGTTATCTTACGATGATTGCACTGATGGATAGCAAGTTACCACGTTCTCACACATTTTTCTTCATTACAAATGTCATCATTTTTCTATATCTCTTTGGGGATTTCTATAGGAAGGAGTATAATAAGAAGCATCACAAAAAATTGGTAGATAAAGATACAAATGCCAATTCAATAGCACAACTAACAGAACTCAAAGATATGATTGATCGTAATGAAAAGAAagtttattttcaaaacaaaactgATAAGAATGATaaccaaaaaatgttttaa
- the LOC129808873 gene encoding elongation of very long chain fatty acids protein 7, giving the protein MSLYDNRFTKYWDFLFTELADHRTNHWPLISSPVPGLTIIGLYLYFVGSWGPKYMANRKPFKLERTLVVYNFLQVIVSTYLFVEGLDGAWLRKYNWRCEPVDFSETDEAMRVARGCYVYFLAKISELLDTVFFVLRKKERQISFLHMYHHTVMPMISWGATKYYPGGHGTFIGVINSFVHIVMYSYYLFAAMGPQFQKYLWWKKYITKLQMIQFCMAFLHSAQLLYTDCGYPRWSVCFTLPNAIFFYMLFNDFAQKTYKKPRDGLTRDQNGNANGSLCANGDTLKCVQRNGSCETNDCSGAEDKEKKN; this is encoded by the exons ATGTCTCTATACGACAACAGATTTACCAAATACTGGGATTTTCTCTTCACTGAATTGGCCG ATCATCGAACAAATCACTGGCCACTCATATCATCACCTGTGCCTGGACTTACAATTATAGGGTTGTACCTCTACTTTGTGGGATCATGGGGTCCCAAATACATGGCCAATAGAAAACCCTTCAAGCTTGAACGAACCCTCGTAGTCTACAATTTCCTCCAAGTCATAGTTAGTACATATTTGTTTGTAGAAGGACTCGATGGAGCTTGGTTGAGGAAGTACAACTGGCGATGTGAACCAGTTGATTTCTCGGAGACCGATGAAGCCATGAGGGTGGCCCGGGGCTGCTACGTATACTTCCTGGCCAAGATATCTGAACTCCTCGATACCGTGTTCTTTGTGCTGAGAAAGAAGGAACGCCAAATATCCTTCCTTCACATGTACCATCATACTGTGATGCCAATGATTTCCTGGGGTGCCACCAAATACTATCCCGGTGGTCATGGAACTTTCATTGGTGTGATAAACTC ATTCGTGCACATAGTCATGTATTCGTACTATTTATTCGCTGCCATGGGACCTCAATTCCAGAAATACCTTTGGTGGAAGAAGTACATCACTAAACTACAGATG ATTCAGTTCTGTATGGCCTTCCTCCACTCTGCCCAACTTCTGTACACAGACTGTGGCTATCCACGGTGGTCAGTCTGCTTCACGCTTCCAAATGCAATTTTCTTCTACATGCTGTTCAACGATTTCGCCCAAAAGACATACAAGAAACCACGAGATGGCCTAACACGTGATCAGAACGGAAATGCCAATGGTAGTCTCTGTGCTAATGGTGATACATTGAAGTGTGTTCAACGCAATGGTAGTTGCGAGACAAATGACTGTAGCGGTGCTGAAGATAAAGagaagaaaaactaa